The Enhydrobacter sp. sequence TTCAACACGCTGGGCACACCGACCAACACGGCGATCCACAAATATATGAACCAGAAGAAGGTGCCGCAGCTCTACGTTGCGACAGGCGCTTCCAAATGGGGCGACCCAAAGCACTTTCCCTGGACGATGGGCTATCAGCCCGACTACCGCACCGAGGCCGTGATCTACGCCAAGCACATCCTGGCCAATGTCAAGAATCCCAAGATCGGCGTGCTGATGCAGAACGACGACTATGGCAAGGACTACTGGAACGGGTTCAAGGCCGGACTCGGAAAGGAAGCGGATCGCGTCGTCAAGCACGTGACCTACGAGACCACCGACCCGACCGTCGATTCGCAAATCATCGAGCTGCAGGGCTCGGGGGCGAACGTCTTCTTCAATATCTCGATCCCGAAATTCGCCGCCCAGGCGATCCGCAAGGCGGCGGCGCTCGGCTGGAAGCCGATCCAGTATCTCAACAATGTCTCGGCGTCCGTGGGCGGCGTGATGCAGCCGGCGGGCTTCGAGAACTGCCAGGGCATCGTCACCGCGGCCTATCTCAAGGATCCGACCGACAAGCAGTGGGACGGCAGTGCCGACATGAAGACCTGGCGCGATTTCATGACCAAGCACATGGCGGGCGCCGATCCGTCGGACGCGTTCTACGTCTATGCGTTCTCGGTGGCGACCTTGATGCACGAGACGCTGCGCCGCTGTGGCGACATGCTGACCCGGGCCAACGTGATGAAGCAGGCCGCCGGCTTCCACAAATACCGCGTTCCGCTCCTGCTGCCGGGCATCACCGTCAGCACCAGCCCCACCGACTACTACCCGATCCAGGCCGAGCAACTCGCCCGTTTCGAGGGCAAGACCTGGAAGCTGTTCGGCAATGTCGTCGAGGAGGAGAGCGTCTAGAGGCGGTCGCGCCCGCGCTACAACCGCGAAGGAAAGGCCGCCGGCGACGACGGCCTCTCCTTCGCCGTTCAGCGGTCTGCCTTGGCTGCCTGGCCGGGCTTGCGCCGCAAGGCTTGGCGGCATTCGGCGGTGTCGGTGCGGTCGTCCCGGTTGAGGTCGCAACGGGCGAAATTGCGGCTCGCCTGGGCCATGAACTCGTCCTTGGATACGGCCCCGTCCTTGTCGCCGTCGAGCCTGTTGAAATAGGCGGCCCGACGTCGGAGCTGGCGTTCGGTCGGGGTGGCGTTGCCGCCAGCGGCCGATGCGCGTGCAAACAGCTCGTCCTGGCTCAGCTTTCCGTCGCCATTGGCATCGAGCTGCTTGAACCGGGACTCCTGGCCGGCATTCCATTCGGCACGATCGACGGTGCCGTCGCCATTGGCGTCGTACCGCATCACGCCCTTGGTGGCGCGTGTTGGCTTGGCTTCGGCCGGTTGGGTGTCGGGCGCTGCGAAAGCCGGGCCAGCGACAAGGAGAGCCGCAGCCAGGGAAACAAGTTTCAGCATTGTTTTCAACCTATAATTGTATTATTGACGATAAAAACACGTATAGGTTCTCTTACCCACATATGCAAGGGCCGATATAGTCGGAGCCGCGACCGAACCATCGCCGTGTCGTGGTTTTGTTCTCGGGGTTCCCAATGGCGTACGACTACGACCTGTTTGTCATCGGTGCCGGGTCCGGCGGCG is a genomic window containing:
- a CDS encoding EF-hand domain-containing protein yields the protein MLKLVSLAAALLVAGPAFAAPDTQPAEAKPTRATKGVMRYDANGDGTVDRAEWNAGQESRFKQLDANGDGKLSQDELFARASAAGGNATPTERQLRRRAAYFNRLDGDKDGAVSKDEFMAQASRNFARCDLNRDDRTDTAECRQALRRKPGQAAKADR
- a CDS encoding ABC transporter substrate-binding protein, producing MRTNRRGFLGGVSAALLLPAARTAWAEKKYDEGASDSEIKVGHFCPYSGPASSYGVIGQAHQAYWKMVNEAGGINGRRINFITYDDGYSPPKSVEVTRKLVEQDGVLCLFNTLGTPTNTAIHKYMNQKKVPQLYVATGASKWGDPKHFPWTMGYQPDYRTEAVIYAKHILANVKNPKIGVLMQNDDYGKDYWNGFKAGLGKEADRVVKHVTYETTDPTVDSQIIELQGSGANVFFNISIPKFAAQAIRKAAALGWKPIQYLNNVSASVGGVMQPAGFENCQGIVTAAYLKDPTDKQWDGSADMKTWRDFMTKHMAGADPSDAFYVYAFSVATLMHETLRRCGDMLTRANVMKQAAGFHKYRVPLLLPGITVSTSPTDYYPIQAEQLARFEGKTWKLFGNVVEEESV